The sequence TTTTCTTCATCTCATCCATAAGATTTGTGTTGGTTTGCATTCTGCCGGCAGTATCAATCAAAACCAGTTCTTTTTTCTGTGCACGTGCATGTTCAACAGCATCAAATGCAACTGCTGCAGGATCTGAACCCTTCTGGTGTTTAATGATTTTAACGCCTACATTATCTGCATGATGAGTTACCTGTTCGATAGCACCTGCCCTGAATGTATCTGAAGCAGCTATAACAGGAGTGTAACCTTTTTTCAAGTAATAATTAGCCAACTTGCCTATGGTTGTTGTTTTGCCTGTACCGTTAATTCCGACAAACATCACAACAAGCGGTTCGCCCTGAGCTTTTTTCTCCTCAATCATTTCAGTCATGGATTTGCCCGGAATGTCAATAATATCAGATACAGCATTTTTTAAAGCAAGATAAGTGAATTCGGTAATATCATTGCTTCTTTTAATCTTTTTGCCGACGAGATTTTCTTTAACGCTTTCAACAACCTCAGTTGCAACCTCCATTGCAACATCCCCCTGCAGAAGTTCCATCTCAAGGTCAAACAGAATGTCTTCAACGTGTTTTTTCTGAATGGTTTTTTCACGAATAAAAGAAAACACTCCTCCGGTAGCTTCACCGTCAGCGGAAATATCTTCTTTATTTTCCTTGTTTCTATTCCAAAAACGAGACTTTTCCTCTTTATCATCCTCTTCCGGAGTTTCTTCATCGTCTTTTGATGATTTTCTGAATTTAGATAAAAAACCGGATTTTTTCTCTTTATCATCGTCTTCACCAGAGGTTTCCTCGGCTGCTTCAGGCTCTTTTTCATCAAAAGTTTTCGCGGCTTCAGGAAGCAGACTAGATTCATCCTCTTCTGCTTCTTCTTTTCTGCCAAAAGAGAAGAATGAAAATCTTTTACCGGACTCTTCCTGAACATTATTTTCCTGCTGTCCTTCTTCAATCAGTTCTTCTTCAAGTTTTTCACTTGTACGTGAAAATTTCTTTTTTAATGATTCAAACAAAAATAACCCAACCTTTTTTTAGTTAGTTAAAAATTTAATTATTATTATATATATTTTTCATAATATTTAAAAAAAGAGTTAAAACAATAGAAATTATAAAAAAAATTAAAAACAAATAAAAACGAAAAAATTGTAAAGTATTATACTTATTGAACAATATTTCCTTGAGCTGCAGCTGCAATCTGCTCAGCTTGAGCCTGAAGTGTACCGACCATGTCAGTACATTGCTGTAAGTTAGCCAACATATTGTCTAAGCTATCTTTCAAATCTTCTTTTTGCCCTTTAAGAATTTCGCGAGCGCCGTCAGCATCTTTTTTAACAGCAAGGCCTGCTCCAATACTTACAATAATTTCATCAGTACTTTTAAGTTCTCCTTTAATGAATGAACCAGCACCAACAGGAACGAAAGCTTCAACAGATTCTTTACCTTCGAGATCGTCTAATGTATTGGATAATGCATCGACTTCAGTCATGGAAGCCTGAAGCAATTCAATTTGCTGTTGAATTAAGTCAGCTTGTTGCCTGTATACATTTATTTCATTAAGAAGATTGTTTAATCTTTGTTGATCTTCCATAGTAACACCTTCAAAGTGTCTATAAAATTTCTTTTACAATAGGGTCAACAACATCTTCAGGAGCAATTTCTGTGATCTCTTTAATAGAAATTTGATTCCTGTTAATACCATGTTTACTTCCGAAGCGTTCGTAGATTTTCTCTTCTATGTCAGCTTCACAAGTAGCTTTAAATTCTTTTACAAATTTATGATATTCATCGCCCATTACAAAAGTACCTTTAACTCTGTAAATTTTTGTTATCATATAAAATCCCTCAAGATACATTAATTAAAAATCATCATCTAAAAAGCCTAATGCTTCTTCAACTCTAGCCATTTCAGGACCGGTACTATCCTTAGCAACAATTGCACCATTGGAGTTCGCAATGGAACAAGCACCAACTAAAGAAATACCTCTTCCAACAGTACCAATATCCCCTTCTACACCAAATACTTCTTGAGCAAAATTAATTTCAGATTTGACAGCCTGGGAACTTATTAAAAATCCTTTATTTGTAACCTGGATTAATGAACCGATAATGTCGCTTCCAACCATGGAGGTGGATTCCACATTTACATCCAAAGTCTCTTCAATAACGTGAATAGCTTCTTTAGATAAAAATGGACTTACAATAGCTCCCTTATCATTTGCCGCAACAATATTGCCCAATGCGGTGTACTGGCCGGGAACAGTAGCAACATTAATACCTAACTCCTTAAACTGTTCAATCTCTCTATCTAAAACATGTGGTGAAACAACCATTCCGTTTGAATTAGCTACAGCTAAAGATCCGATAAGGCTACATCCAGAAATAGAGGATTTAACAACATCAACATCTAATGTTTCCTTAATAACATCAATCTTTTCGTCTAAAAGATTATAAGGAACAATAGCTAAATCATCAGTTGCTAAAATAAACACACCAATATTTGGATTTCCAACGATATCTACTCTTTTTAACATATTGTTACCTCACATTACTCAATAGCATGGTAGTCAACAAAGCTATTCTGCCAAAGTAGCTGTTACAATACCATCATCATCTTTAACTGCTTTTACAGTAATTTTAGAAGGTATTTTTTGAATACCTCTTGCCCAAATAGCATGATTGATAGATTCATCAATTTTTACTTCTTCAGCTTTCATGTGTTTAGTTAAGAAATTTTTGACTTCTCTGATAGCTCTAGGAGCTCTGATAGTCCTTTTAATTTCTTTAACATTTCTAAGTGGAATTGTGTAAACTCTTTCCATAATAACCCCTCATTATAATTTAAGATTGTTTCTTCTCCAATGTCTAGGTTTTGGTCTGTATCTAAGTTTACGGTTAGTTTTAGCATAAGCCCAGATTGGAATTCTCCTATTTTGTTTATTTGCTTTTGCCATTCTTAATTTTTTAGCTAATGGTTTATTTCTACTCATTTTCTCACCTGTAATACATAAAATAATTATTTTTTATATCCGATAACACGAGTTTGATAATGTTGCGGGAATATGTCTAATGAATTTCCTCCCTTCTCATCAATCAGAGTTCTAATCTCAACTTCAAAGTCAGAACTATTGTCCTTATTTGACTTTTCATGAGAAATCTCAAATAGACCGGAAGTAATCAGTTTAACAGATTTGTGTCCAAAACTGTCCAGATTAATGTATTGAACATTTTTTCTGTCTTCAAGACTTCTTATCTGATTAATGTTTAATTTTGGAGTCCTGTCATCCCTTCTTGTCCCGTCTGCAATAATATCGAAATCATCTGCCAGTTTTTCAACCGTTTGAGCATGAATAAACTTTATTCCGTCATTTGGAAATCCGTCATCCATAATCATGTTGCATGCTTTATCCAAAATGTCATAATCCATTTTTAAGACATTGTGTTTAAAACCTAATGCTTTAGCAGATTTTTCCGCTGGAATGTATGAATCGTAAACGCCGAAATTGGCAGTGCATAACTCCACCTCAAGACCCAATCTTTCAAGCATTACTGCTACAAAAGAGGAATCCTTACCTCCGCTATACAATACTCCAGCTTTCATTAATATTATTTCCTTGTAATTTTAATTTCTCTTTTCTGACCAGCTATTTGTCTTAAAAGAACTTTAAGTTGCTCATCAGTGACTTTTCCTCTTAAACTTCCGGCCTGAGCGGATTGAATCAATTGAAGTTCAATTTGATTAACAAGTTCAGGCTTGGTTAATTTAAGATTGGACAACCTGTTACGGGCTTCAACAGTCATAATTTGAGCTATCATCTGTTTCTTTTGAGCTTCAAATTTTTCTTGTGCTTCTTGCTGTTGTGCCTGAGCCATAGCTTCTTGTTGAGCCTGATTCTGCATAGCAGCCTGTTGAGCCTGTAATTCTGCCATTCTTTTTTGACGAATTTCATCTAAATCAGTCATACCAAACTCTCCAAATATAATTAGTATTTTTCAAGATCAGGAATATCTTTAATGATTTCAGCAGAAATTTTATCTAAGAATGATCTTCCTGCTGGAGTAACAACTCTTCCACCTTCAACTTTTTCAACAAATCCTGCATCCTCTAATTGGTGTAAAGCGGTTCTGACAATAGATCCACTACCTTTTTTAAATACTTCAGGACGCACACCACGGTCTTTTTTACCACCGTAGAAAGTTCTTAAACTCATAACACCCACAGGACCATCCATGTAAACTCTTCTGATAATGGAAGCAGTCCTTACAAACCACCAATCTGCATTTTCCGGTTTTCTTTCTTTGTGAACACCGGTTTTAACAAAATTGGACCATGCAGGGGAATTGATCTTATCATTATTTTTAAATTCATCTGCGACTTTTTTAATTAATAAATCTGCAGGTACATCAAATACAGTAGTCATATTAATTCTCCAATATTTTATTAAATAATGTAGCTTAATCCACTGTAAATTTAAGACCTAAAAAATAGGGCCCGTAACTCTAAATTTATAATGTTTAAGGCTTTTTTTTATAAATCACAGCGACATGTCCTCTAACATCAATTAACTTTGATTTGGTTTGAGCGACAATATCCTCTATGTATTTATCTTTATCTCTAGCGATATTTTTTGCAAATTTAAGTTTAACAATCTCATTAGCTTTAAGTTGGCGCTTAATTTCTTCGATAACATTTTCATTAAGCCCGTTTTTACCAATGTTAATTGTCATAGCGGAAAGAGCTCTATTCATCATTTCTTTTTTTGATTGACTCATATTTAGCTCTCCTATTATTTTTCTTTTCCTTTCGATAAGGAATTTTCATTACATGACCGCATTCACCACAAAAAATGTTAACTTCAGAGTTAACTAGCCGGACGGTGCAATTGCGACCAAGTGAGAGGAAACTCTTACAATTCCTACAATACCTTCTTCTCCATTTCTCGGGAATTTTAGTATTGTATTTGGTAGACAATTTCAAAGCAAGTTCTACATAGCGATTAGATCTTTCAGGATGGGTGATGAATTCCATCTCGGCACGATTAAAAAGAATATCCATTCTTTCTTTCGCTATATCAATCATCCACTTTGGTCTTTTTCCTCTGCTCAAAATATCCTCCCTTTTTTAGTAGGACATAATATTCATGATTGGATTAAAATGATTTGCGCAATTTAAAACAAAAACCATAGTTAAAAATAGTAACCTTAGGTTAAGTATGAATATTAAGAATAAATATGTTTATCACTATTTATAAAGGTTATGTATATTTTCAATTTTTAATTTTAAAAATGATTTTTAAAAAAAAATAGATGGATTAGCTAAATCCATATATTCTCCGTATTCCTTTAATTTTATCAAAATCAGAATCCGCAGTGACTATTTTAGTAATTCCATGCTTTTGCATTGAAATCAATAGTGCAATCGGCGAAATTAATGCTGAAATTATAAAATCTCTGTAATTCAATAGCTTTTCTATAGTCTTCAGCAGACAGATAGTCAAAAACATCCATATCCAATAATTCATGAATTATTTCATCAAAATCGCCATAAAAATTATTTACTTTTAAACTATTTAACACTTCAACTAAAACAGTGATGTTGGTTGCTTTTGTTTCGTTGACCAAAAATGGTTTAATGTTTTTTGAAGATTCATTATATGAATCTCTTTTAATTATTAAACCATTAATATAATTTGTATCCAGAAAAATCATTTAAATCCCCTTGTGGTGTTTGAATTTAAAATTAATCCCCGGCTTCTTCGCCAATACGAATTAAATTATCCAAAATATCATCCCCTTCAGGTTTATCATGGTCCAACATATTCCATATCTTCTCATAATCAATCTCATCAGGAACGTCCTCAATTTTTTGCAGATTAACCCAAAGAGCATCATTAACTACATCCTCAACAGTTCTGCCGGTCAGCTTAACAACAATATTAACCTTTTCCATCACCTTGTCTTCTAAATTCACCATAGTCATAATATCAGCTCCATATTAAACAATGAAATTTAACCTAATCAAACGTTGCCGTAATTTTAATCGAAATCTTCAGTTTATCATAATCTCATTATCGCTCCAAATTATTTTAAACAGTAACTAGCCAGTAATGTTGATATAATATCTAACCTCGATAGCATATAAATATTTTCAAACTACACAAAAGCATAGCCCATTATTTTAAAAAACAGTAAAAATTAGAATGAATTAATAAAATTGAAGCCATTTAATTAAATTGTTTTAAGACGAAAAAATTGATATGAAAAGATTAAGAGTTTGAAATTAACCAGTCCATAAAATCAATTTCACCAGCCGGAAAAACAATTTCGCCATCAATTACATCAGAAATTATACTGACAGCCTTTTCAAGTGATAAATTGCCTACATCAATCTCGGAAATCTTGTCTTCGTATTCGCCATATGCTTCAGCAGTGCAAACGCCCATTGCTTCAGCTTCCAGGTTTTCACGAATTTTAGACTCAGAATAATTACGGGATTCAAGTCTAGGACGTAAAATCTCAGGATGAACCCTTAAAACAATTACCTTATCAGCACCAGAGCATAAATGACTCAGATGGCCTTCAAAAATAATCAACTCATCGCTTTTAGAAATAATCTCCGAGACTTTCCCATCAAGTGCATCTACATCGATGATTTTATAACCTTTTTCATTGTCAATACCTAAAACACAATCATTTTCAATGGCTAGATCATTAATCTTAATCAGTTTGCAGTTTAATTTATCAGCCAATAATTCACTGATGGTTGTTTTACCAGTACATGGAGTACCAGTTATAAAAATAGCTTTACTCATAATATCAAAAAAGAGAAGAATTATTTTTTAAGAATAATTCTCAATACGTCTTCATCCTCAAGTACATGATCAGGACCTACTTTCTGGCCGGGGAATTTAACGGAAGTTCCCCAAATCTTGGCATGACGGAAATTCCTTACAAATTCACGGTGAAGTTTGCCGCATGCATCAAGAACAGTAGAACCTTTTTTAATGACCAGCGGATCTTCCATATCTGCTTTCCTGCCCTGAGGCTTTAGATAAACTCTGACAAGGTTAAGATTATCAAATATTATGTCTTTTAATTCATCAATATTAGTTTTTTTGTCAGCAGAAATCGGAACGAATTCTGGAATGTACTTTTTAAGCTCTTCAATGTATGAATCGTCAACTAAATCCACCTTATTGAGTAAAATCAACATTGGAACATAGGATTTATTTCTATCCAAAACATCAATAAATTGGTCCATTGTTACATCATCACGGAAAAGGATATCCGCATTATGCATACCATACTCATTAATAATTGACCTGATTGTTTTTTCATCCAAATGAGTAAGCGGACATGTTGAAGAGATTTTGACTCCGCCAAGTTTTTTTCTCTTAACAGTAACATCAGGAGGCTGTTCGTTTGGTCTGATACCGATACTTCTCAATTCATTTAAAATAACTTTCAAATGTTGAGGATTTAAAGTGTCTAAAACTACCAAAATCAAATCGGCAGTTCTAGCAACGGATAAGATTTCTTTTCCCCTTCCTTTACCGCTACTTGCTCCGGTAATGATTCCAGGAATATCGAAAACCTGGATTTTTGCATTTTTATGTTCCATAACTCCCGGAACAATGTCCAATGTTGTGAATTGATAAGCTCCAACTTTACTTTCAGCATTTGTAATTTCATTTAAAAGAGTGGATTTTCCAACAGACGGAAATCCTACAAGCACAACAGTGGCATCTCCAGTTTTCTTAACATGAAAACCCTGACCTTTATGGCCTCCGCTGCTTCTTTGTAAAGATTCCTCTTTTAATTTAGATAATTTAGCTTTAAGCTTACCTATATGATGTGAAGTAGCTTTATTATATGGTGTCTTTTGTATCTCTTCTTCAATATCTTTTATTTTCTCCTCAATCCCCATTAAATCACCATATTAAATAATAAAAAAGAAAGATTAGGAAAATCCTAATCTTATAAAACTAGCTAAGATTCGGCAGCTGTTTTATTAAAGTTTACTTTAAACAACATTACTCCGCTATCTGCGTGAACATTTTCAAATATGTCCTGGCCAGCTCCACCTAAAAGGAACAACCTAGTAAACATTGAATCCCTCAATTCATTGTTCATTAAGATTGGTGTGTACTGATTTTTATCACCAATCAGCATAAGTGTGTAGTTGGCATCCTTGACATTTCCAACAGATTCGTTTTTCACAACATATCCGTCTTCAATAACAATCAGGTGTGAAATGTTGAGCGGATTGTATGGAGTGTCGTTTACCATAATCTGTTTACCGCTATCACTGTATAATGCTTCAGTATATGCAGTAGTTGAGTTGTTGCCGGAACCTCTTGTAATTACCGCATTTATATTCATGCCCTGATCATCAAGTAATGATATCTTGCCGGATGAGCCCGGTTTAACTGTTACCTGCTGGTCAGGAATATAATAGTTATAATTTTCAGAACTTTGGTTTTTAAAGTTCCATGCACCGAAGTAAGACCACCAGCCGGCTTTTTGAAGCATATCCGCAGATGCGACAAATATTACTGGACGCGGATTTTTAGGGTGAGTATATTGAACCACTTCTTTTGCCTGAGCACCGGTTAAGTGATATTTGGTTTTTAATGTTTTTTGAGCATCACCTGCGGTTTTCGGCAGAATATCAATTAAAATATCAGTTGATTTACCTGAATCTCCAGTGATATTCATTAATAAATCAAGCGCACTGCTGCCTGTTGTATCAAGCATCCTAAATATCCCTGCAGACAATTCCAGATTATCGGTAGTCATCGCCTTACCCAGCCAGAATGCACGGTCCCCTGACTGTGAACCTCCATCGAATGTTACTTGTCTGTCAGCAGCAATCTCAAAGAGGTAACCGAAGTCCCACCAGGATGTGATTACGGTATCTTCAGGCTGAGTTTCATTAATCCAGGTCATTGAATTCCACATAGGATCGCTTGTACCTGGAACAACAGTATTGGAAGTCAAAAAAGCACCGCAAACACATGGAGTTGCAAGAGCAACTACAATAGCTATTACTGCAATAGTTTTCTTAATTGGAACTTCACTTCCAGTAGTTGCCTTTGGTTTAAGTCCGTAAATTGATGCTGCACCTGCAGCAATAATGATAACAAACAGTGCGATTCCCATAATAGTATTGATTGTAGCCAGCGGAACTGCAGCAAATATAGCTGCAACAGATATGATTGCAAGCAATATCCTATCATCATTAATTCTGTTTTTAATATATCCTTTTGCAATATCTATGAAAATACCGGTCAAAAGTGCAAATGGCAATACTAAAGTAGTAATGAACCTTGAACCTTTTGTAACGGCAAGTGCTGTTAATACTGCCCATACGACAAATAAAGTGCCGTAAAGGACAGTCAGTTTTTTATCATACAAAACATCGGATACTGATTCCAAATTAATTTTAGTTAAATCGAATTTTAATTTGCGGCTGTCATCAAGTTTTTTAGCTGAAGATATTCTGTCGGCTTTAGGAGGTTTGGTTGTAGCAGTTGATTCTGCAGAAAAACCTCTGAGTCTGAACATGTTTTTTACAAACAGGTACAATACAGTCAAACCTGCAAATAAAACAGCAATACCACCAATACCGTTTACGGCACCTGCAGTATTAGCTAAAAACATTGAATTCAAACCGCTTCCAAGCATGGATGGAATTTGCAGTTCTGCAACAGAAACGAGAACGTTAGGAAAACCGCCAACAACTCTAGATGCAGATTGCAGGGAAAGTAAATTAAGTAAACTTCCGAATAATCCAAGTACTCCGTCAACGCCTTTGAAAATTGCAAGACCAATAAAACCGATAACTCCTAAAATTACAATTGATTTCAATCCGTTTTGATGGATGAACCATTGGAATTTGCTCGGATAGTCATTTTGGTCATCTTCACCCATATTTAAGTAATAACTGACGATTAAGTAAACAATTGAGAATATTCCCATAAGACCTATGTAAAATATGTAACCGGTCCATGACTGGGAGAATAAACCAATGGATAAAATTGATAAAACTGCAAATAAAACTTTGTAAAGAATATTTTTCGCCCGTATACTCTCTATAAAGAAGAATATAAAGAATAATGAGAATATGTAGTAGAACATATCTGTATCGAAAAATCCTGGGAATGTGTGTGCAAAGTAGTTTGGAGCAAGCACAATAAGTAATGTTGCAACAATCGCACCGAACTCATCAGTCAATCTTCTTGAGAAGATATATGCAGGAATTACAGCTAATGTAGATACAATAGCTCCAGCCCAGAACGCTATTTCCTTAACTGAGTAATCTCCAAAGAATTTGTTGGCTACATCATGTAAGAATGATGTTACATATACAATACCCAGCTCATAGTCAATCTCATTACCGGTAGGAGCATACCTATGCATATCCCACTCACTACCGTTTATTATTTCATCACCTACATGGCCATGATCAATATAGTCTTCAGTCAGCCTTAAGTTATAATATGAATCCATTTCACTGAAATAAGGAAGCCCTGAAGAATCAACATAAACATCTTTAGCATCGTCAGAAATAATATTTAAATCTGCCGCAGGCATTTTAAGTGCAAAAACGACTGCCATCAAGATAAAAATAATTAAAACTGATTTAACTATTGTCATTTTTGTTTCTTTATTCATTGAAACCCTCATTTTTATTTTTTAGATAATTGTTTCAAAATTAAAACAATATAATTAATATAATAATTGCTAAATTGCAAATAAAAATATTGAATATAATTAGAAAATATTTTTATTAGATTATAACTTTATTTTTTAACATTATTAAGTATTTTGCATATCAAAAAATTTACAAAATTGTCAAATATTTAAAAAATTGTTGAAAAATGAATAAGACGGCCTTAAAAATATCCAAAAGAGTTATCAAAAACCATTTAAAATATACACTTGATAAAAAATAAAATATGTTTAAAAAAATTATTTTAGCCTGTTTTCAAGCTCATCAACAGAACATGTGAATCTGCATTTTGGAAATCCTTTACATCCGATAAATTCACCATAACGGCCGGAACGTTTTAAAAGTGGTTTTCCGCACTGAGGACATTCCCCAACTTCTTCAGGAACATATTCTTTAGTTTTTTTATCTTTCCCACAATCAGAATCCAGGCATGCGCGCTGGCGAGGCTTTCCAAATGAGATTATAGGAAGTCCACATTTTTCACAGGTTTTTTTAAGGAAATTAGTTCCCCTTGGAATGGAATAAATTGTAGTGCAATCCGGATAATTAGAACATCCGACAAAAGAGCTTTTGGTTTTTGGAGAATATCTCTTTACAAGATTGCCTCCGCAGTTAGGACATGTGCCGACAATGTTGCTTTCCTGATAGGCATCATACAATTTGGAACCTATTTCATTTGAATTTTTAGTAATGTCATCTAGAATAACCTTAACTTCCCTCTCACCTTCGCTTATAATTTCGCCACGGGTAGAGCTGTTATTGCTAATTCCCTCAAGTTTATTTTCCAAATCCCTGGTAAGCTCTTCAGAAGTCAGATTATTACAATATGTGCTTAAGGTATCAATCATGTTTTCTCCCAACTGATTTACCTCTATTTGCTGAGTGCCGTTAATGTATTTGCGGTCATAAAGTTTGTCGATAATATCCGCACGGGTCGCCTTGGTACCGAGCTCTCTTTTTTCAAGCTCTTTGATAAGGGATGCCTGATTATACCTTGCAGGAGGTTTGGTTTCTTTTTCATCGGAAAACAGCTCTAGAACTTTAATTAAATCCCCCTGTTTAATATCCGGAAATGATTCATCATCGATTTTTCTGAATGGATAATGTTCCATCCATCCTTTATGAGTAACCCTTCTGCGCTTAAAGCGGAACATTTCACCTTCAATATCCAATGTGGTTCCCATAGTTTCGAATTTAGCCGCTTCAAAAAATACTGAAATGAACCTATAGACAATAAGCTCATAAATCTTTTTCTCATCCTTAGACAAACCCTGAGGCAAAATTCCTGTTGGATGAATTGCAGGGTGAGCCGCATCATCCTTTTTACCGTTGTTAGGTTTCAGTTTGGATGGAAGTTGATC comes from Methanobrevibacter sp. and encodes:
- the topA gene encoding DNA topoisomerase I; the protein is MHEVIVCEKPTSAEKIAKALSPSAKKKVYNKKVKYWELKKDSKYITVVSAVGHLYSLTPDNPKDKVYFDLHWAPAYEVNKKGSGFTKDYVRAIKKLGKGADSYIHACDYDTEGTLIGYNALKYACGQNDLAKISRMKFSTLTKKDLLEAYDNRIELDMSQVDTGIARHVLDYYFGVNISKALMKSVSSAKHRFLKLSAGRVQTPTLSILVEREKEIKEFVSEPYWLIKAIIEGDIEANHVDGKIFDKKRAEEIMDKCQGKDAAVYKINISNSTTKPPVPFNLGGLQSEAYNVFGFSPKKTQTIAQNLYTSGYTSYPRTSSQKLPDSLDFKSIFDQLSNDSAFKKHIDQLPSKLKPNNGKKDDAAHPAIHPTGILPQGLSKDEKKIYELIVYRFISVFFEAAKFETMGTTLDIEGEMFRFKRRRVTHKGWMEHYPFRKIDDESFPDIKQGDLIKVLELFSDEKETKPPARYNQASLIKELEKRELGTKATRADIIDKLYDRKYINGTQQIEVNQLGENMIDTLSTYCNNLTSEELTRDLENKLEGISNNSSTRGEIISEGEREVKVILDDITKNSNEIGSKLYDAYQESNIVGTCPNCGGNLVKRYSPKTKSSFVGCSNYPDCTTIYSIPRGTNFLKKTCEKCGLPIISFGKPRQRACLDSDCGKDKKTKEYVPEEVGECPQCGKPLLKRSGRYGEFIGCKGFPKCRFTCSVDELENRLK